One part of the Bradyrhizobium sp. CB1650 genome encodes these proteins:
- a CDS encoding transporter substrate-binding domain-containing protein, with product MKAIVPVIVGAAIGLAGPAQARTLEAIRSSGVIGLCAHPNSLPFARKAGDPPGFQVELGQALARELGVSLRLDWIITQYQMRSAGCDIVLDVIADREAQGETRLRISKPYYRTGVALAVPSSSALTSFKSLNQSTKVGVQVGSVAAMIIGQRQVPTSTFGFESDSLDAVSNHEIDAAAVTPTAASYFNLTHPDKALRILDRDESVAELNWNVAVGMVRPDDALRDVIDGALERLRNDGTIDRIYGRYGIVLHAPK from the coding sequence ATGAAGGCAATCGTCCCGGTCATCGTCGGTGCCGCCATCGGGCTAGCGGGACCGGCGCAGGCGCGAACCCTGGAGGCGATCCGCTCGAGTGGCGTGATCGGGCTATGTGCGCATCCCAACTCGCTTCCCTTTGCGCGCAAGGCCGGCGATCCGCCCGGCTTTCAGGTCGAGTTGGGACAGGCGCTGGCACGCGAGCTCGGTGTCTCGCTGCGCCTCGACTGGATCATCACGCAGTACCAAATGCGCAGCGCCGGCTGTGACATTGTTCTGGACGTCATCGCCGACCGCGAAGCGCAGGGCGAAACCCGCTTGAGGATCTCGAAACCGTACTATCGCACGGGCGTCGCGCTCGCGGTGCCGTCGTCCAGCGCGCTCACCTCGTTCAAGAGCCTCAACCAGTCTACCAAGGTGGGGGTGCAGGTCGGATCTGTCGCAGCCATGATCATCGGTCAACGGCAGGTGCCCACATCGACCTTCGGCTTCGAGAGCGACAGTCTCGACGCCGTGTCGAACCATGAGATCGATGCCGCCGCGGTCACGCCCACTGCGGCGAGCTATTTCAATCTGACGCATCCGGACAAGGCACTTCGGATCCTGGATCGCGACGAGAGCGTGGCGGAACTCAACTGGAATGTCGCCGTCGGCATGGTCCGCCCGGATGATGCGTTGCGCGACGTCATCGACGGAGCCCTGGAACGGCTGCGGAACGACGGCACGATCGATCGGATATACGGTCGCTATGGGATCGTGCTGCATGCGCCGAAGTAG
- a CDS encoding TetR/AcrR family transcriptional regulator translates to MVQKSKSSTAAPEQPKRRGRPRAYEPDVALGKALDLFRKQGFAATSLDDLSEATGMNRPSLYGAFGDKRELYIKSYQRYREEARASMVAIFRQEMPLRQRLERIFASALNIYLSGDTGPRGCFTVVTAASEAVGDPEIRAMVLDGLTELDKAFANCFRRAKEKGELPETADPATLAQLASATVHSIAIRSRARVPRKELEAIVNGAIDVMVGGKS, encoded by the coding sequence ATGGTACAAAAATCGAAAAGTTCGACTGCGGCACCCGAACAGCCCAAGCGGCGCGGCCGGCCACGCGCCTATGAGCCCGACGTCGCGCTCGGCAAGGCGCTCGACCTGTTCCGCAAGCAGGGTTTTGCAGCGACCTCGCTCGATGATCTCAGCGAAGCGACCGGCATGAATCGGCCGAGCCTCTATGGCGCCTTCGGCGACAAGCGCGAGCTCTATATCAAGAGCTATCAGCGCTATCGCGAGGAGGCGCGCGCATCGATGGTGGCGATCTTTCGCCAGGAGATGCCGCTGCGCCAGCGGCTGGAGCGCATCTTCGCCTCGGCGCTGAACATTTATCTCTCCGGCGACACCGGTCCACGCGGCTGCTTCACCGTGGTGACCGCAGCCTCCGAAGCCGTTGGCGATCCCGAGATCCGCGCGATGGTGCTCGACGGGCTCACCGAGCTCGACAAGGCCTTTGCCAATTGCTTCCGAAGGGCGAAGGAGAAGGGCGAATTGCCCGAGACGGCGGATCCGGCCACGCTGGCGCAGCTCGCCTCCGCCACCGTCCATTCGATCGCCATCCGCTCCCGCGCCCGCGTGCCGCGCAAGGAGCTGGAAGCGATCGTCAACGGCGCGATCGACGTGATGGTGGGTGGCAAATCGTAA
- a CDS encoding cytochrome c, producing the protein MLKLHLKTIVAVLGASLLCAVVARAQSATPAPDDATLDVEQVFAGTCGFCHSDGGRAAGKGPQLMNSPRDDDFIRNRIKQGKQGAMPAFNGAFTDAQIDQIIKYIRALKPREG; encoded by the coding sequence GTGTTGAAGCTGCATTTGAAGACCATTGTGGCGGTGCTGGGCGCCTCGTTGCTGTGCGCGGTGGTGGCTCGAGCACAATCGGCCACGCCTGCGCCCGACGACGCGACGCTCGACGTCGAGCAGGTGTTCGCGGGGACTTGCGGCTTCTGTCACTCCGACGGCGGCCGGGCTGCCGGCAAGGGGCCGCAACTGATGAATTCGCCGCGCGACGACGACTTCATACGCAACCGCATCAAGCAGGGTAAACAAGGCGCGATGCCGGCATTCAATGGTGCCTTCACCGACGCCCAGATCGACCAGATCATCAAGTATATCCGCGCCTTGAAACCGCGCGAGGGTTGA
- a CDS encoding glutathione binding-like protein, giving the protein MDLYFSPLACSMATRVALYEAGAEANYLEVDPPTKKVLNDGSDFRTVNPIGLVPTLRTDEGVVLTENAAILQYVADRFPQSGIGTAPGIDRTRLHQWLCFIGTELHKGLFVPVLDRKAPQEAKAYVLEKNLSRLDYLDNYLKGRDFLLDHFSVADAYLVTVINWTMATPPIELAKWPNVKAYYERLRQRPSIAKAIAEEFELYKAEQARKKAAA; this is encoded by the coding sequence ATGGACCTTTATTTCTCGCCGCTCGCCTGTTCGATGGCGACCCGCGTCGCGCTGTATGAAGCCGGCGCCGAGGCGAATTATCTCGAAGTCGATCCACCGACCAAGAAGGTTCTGAACGACGGCTCCGACTTCCGTACCGTGAATCCGATCGGCCTGGTGCCGACGCTGCGCACCGATGAGGGTGTGGTGCTGACCGAGAACGCGGCGATCCTGCAATATGTCGCCGACCGCTTTCCGCAATCCGGCATCGGCACCGCACCCGGCATCGATCGCACCCGGCTGCATCAATGGCTCTGCTTCATCGGCACCGAACTGCACAAGGGCCTGTTCGTGCCCGTGCTCGACCGCAAGGCGCCGCAGGAGGCCAAGGCCTACGTGCTGGAGAAGAACCTGTCGCGGCTCGACTATCTCGACAACTACCTGAAGGGCCGCGACTTCCTGCTCGATCATTTCAGCGTTGCCGACGCCTATCTGGTCACGGTCATCAACTGGACCATGGCGACGCCGCCGATCGAGCTCGCCAAATGGCCGAACGTGAAAGCCTATTACGAGCGCCTGCGTCAACGTCCCTCGATCGCGAAGGCGATCGCGGAGGAGTTCGAATTGTACAAGGCCGAGCAGGCGCGGAAGAAGGCAGCGGCGTAG